A DNA window from Pleuronectes platessa chromosome 19, fPlePla1.1, whole genome shotgun sequence contains the following coding sequences:
- the nudcd3 gene encoding nudC domain-containing protein 3: MASPLEMTEMYDNALLGILQHVGNIQDFLQIYFGFLYRKTDFYRLLSGPSDKMGFPPGVAEKMVLKTFRLFEKVADHDRERQLSEVQKRAESRCVPQSVQELEVATEPQEETEEQSAVAEQTESSPLDAGHVSVPAASEATAPEPVGQGDQAAAASTNSALQTQEKFQCDPDSYNGAVRENYSWSQDYTDVEVRVFVPKTVVKGKQVSVSLQTSSMRVCVRDGAKEETLMEGEFMHKINTENTLWSLEPGSCVVLSLNKTSEVWWNAVLKGEKEIDINQINRERSMASVDEDEHAVLDRLTFDYHQKLQGKPQSHEMKVHDMLKKGWDAEGSPFRGQDFDPSMFDIPPSAVQF, translated from the exons ATGGCGTCGCCGCTGGAGATGACGGAGATGTACGACAACGCTCTGCTGGGAATCCTGCAGCATGTTGGAAACATCCAGGACTTTCTTCAGATCTATTTTGGGTTTTTGTATCGCAAAACGGACTTTTATCGCCTCCTGTCCGGTCCCAGCGACAAGATGGGCTTCCCCCCCGGTGTGGCGGAGAAGATGGTGCTCAAG ACATTTAGGCTGTTTGAGAAGGTGGCAGATCACGACCGAGAGAGACAGCTGAGCGAGGTGCAGAAGAGAGCGGAGAGTCGATGTGTTCCTCAATCAgttcaggagctggaggtcgcCACTGAGCctcaggaggagacagaggagcagagtgccGTGGCAGAACAGACGGAGAGCTCCCCGTTGGATGCTGGGCATGTTTCAGTCCCTGCAGCCTCGGAAGCGACAGCTCCAGAGCCAGTCGGTCAGGGAGatcaggcagcagcagccagcaCAAACTCAGCACTGCA GACTCAGGAGAAATTTCAGTGTGATCCCGACAGTTACAACGGGGCAGTTAGGGAAAACTACAGCTGGTCTCAGGACTACACTGACGTGGAGGTCCGCGTGTTTGTGCCAAAGACAGTTGTTAAAGGCAAACAG GTCAGCGTTAGTCTGCAGACCAGCAgcatgcgagtgtgtgtgagggacggAGCCAAGGAGGAAACGCTGATGGAGGGAGAATTCATGCACAAgatcaacacagaaaacactctGTGGAGCCTGGAACCTGGAAGCTGTGTGGTC CTGTCACTAAACAAGACCTCAGAGGTTTGGTGGAACGCCGTGTTGAAAGGTGAGAAGGAGATCGACATCAACCAAATTAACCGGGAACGCTCCATGGCATCGGTTGACGAGGACGAGCACGCCGTGTTGGACAGACTCACGTTCGACTACCATCAGAAGCTACAGGGCAAGCCACAGAGTCATGAAATG AAAGTGCACGATATGCTGAAGAAGGGCTGGGACGCTGAAGGCTCCCCCTTCAGAGGGCAGGATTTCGACCCGTCCATGTTCGACATCCCACCCAGCGCGGTGCAGTTCTGA
- the mrps24 gene encoding 28S ribosomal protein S24, mitochondrial: protein MAVSLSGAGSVRLLGALTRAGSLFSSSGSRSLHVTSVCCKNRAARIRVGKGDKPLTYEQALHPHHIGHRKGWLSQHTSNLKGEEGAAERSVEDVFVRRFIFGTFHGCLANEIVIKRRGNLLIVCALMLQKLPPQKFYFLIGYTESLLSHFYKCPVKLEIQTLQEKAVYKYL from the exons ATGGCGGTGTCCTTGAGCGGCGCAGGCAGCGTGAGGCTCCTG GGTGCTTTAACCAGGGCCGGATCATTATTCAGCTCCTCTGGAAGCAGAAGCCTCCATGTTACTTCAGTGTGCTGCAAG AATCGAGCTGCCCGTATCCGAGTGGGGAAAGGAGACAAACCTTTGACCTATGAGCAAGCACTTCACCCTCATCACATTGGTCATCGCAAGGGATGGTTGTCGCAGCATACCA GTAACCTcaagggagaagagggagcagCTGAACGCTCTGTAGAGGATGTGTTCGTAAGGAGGTTCATATTCGGGACCTTCCATGGCTGCCTGGCGAATGAGATTGTGATCAAAAGACGCGGCAACTTGCTCATCGTGTGCGCTTTAATGCTACAGAAGCTCCCGCCGCAGAAGTTCTACTTCTTAATTGGCTACACAGAGTCACTACTGTCGCACTTTTACAAATGTCCCGTCAAACTAGAGATTCAGACCCTGCAGGAGAAAGCTGTGTACAAGTACCTCTGA
- the gnsb gene encoding glucosamine (N-acetyl)-6-sulfatase (Sanfilippo disease IIID), b, translating to MGVRSGAGRTTPRRRGTGLPGAATLLWLLPALLTYWVRCAESAKPSNIVLILADDQDVQLGGMTPMKKTRTLIGEAGATFVNAYTVTPLCCPSRSSILTGRYPHNHEVRNNSLTGNCSSPQWQKGPESEAFPVYLSKQKYQTFFAGKYLNQYGKKDAGDVSHVPPGWNHWHALVGNSQYYNYTLSVDGKEEKHGDSYEKDYLTDLMLNRSLKFLEGRSPYYPFFLMLSPPAPHSPWTAAPQYQKEFADVKAPRDGSFDKPGKDKHWLLRQPINPMPDSSLNYLDNAYRKRWQTLLSVDDMVETLVNKLDSIKELDNTYIFYTSDNGYHTGQFSLPIDKRQLYEFDIRIPLLVRGPGIKPNQTLKAPVLNIDLAPTIMDIAGLNLSSVNVDGQSFLSQMAPSLRNGSVRPFFLVEYTGEGHPTPDPACPKQGPGVSQCFPDCVCEDAYNNTYACVRTLDSENNLQYCEFADSESFVEVYNLTSDPHQLENIVKKVDPTVLQAMNQRLIKLQSCEGDTCRHIK from the exons ATGGGTGTGAGGAGCGGCGCCGGAAGGACGACGCCCCGCCGGCGGGGGACAGGTCTCCCCGGGGCCGCCACACTCCTCTGGCTGCTGCCGGCGCTGCTCACCTACTGGGTCAGGTGCGCGGAAAGTGCCAAACCGAGCAATATCGTGCTCATCCTCGCCGACGACCAGGACGTTCAGCTGGGGGGGATG ACCCCGATGAAGAAAACAAGAACCTTAATaggagaagcaggagcaacCTTTGTGAATGCC TACACAGTCACGCCACTGTGCTGCCCCAGCAGGAGCAGCATTTTGACAGGTCGGTACCCCCACAACCACGAGGTGAGGAACAACTCTCTGACTGGGAACTGCTCCAGTCCGCAGTGGCAGAAAGGTCCCGAGTCCGAGGCCTTCCCCGTCTACCTGAGCAAACAGAAATACCAGACATTCTTCGCTGGCAAATATCTTAACCAG TATGGTAAGAAAGACGCAGGAGACGTCAGCCATGTTCCTCCTGGATGGAACCATTGGCATGCATTG GTGGGGAACTCCCAGTACTACAACTACACACTGTCCGTCGACGGCAAAGAAGAAAAGCATGGCGACAGTTACGAGAAGGACTACCTGACGGACCTCATG TTGAACCGGTCCCTTAAATTTCTGGAGGGCAGGAGCCCCTATTATCCTTTCTTCCTGATGTTGTCTCCTCCGGCTCCTCACTCCCCCTGGACGGCAGCGCCTCAGTACCAGAAGGAGTTTGCAGACGTCAAAGCTCCTCGAGACGGGAGTTTTGACAAACCAGGGAAG GACAAACACTGGCTGCTGCGTCAACCTATCAACCCCATGCCAGATAGCTCACTGAACTATCTGGATAATGCATACAGGAAAAG GTGGCAGACCCTGTTGTCTGTGGACGACATGGTGGAGACGCTGGTCAATAAACTCGATAGTATAAAGGAACTGGACAACACTTACATCTTCTACACCTCAGACAACGGCTACCACACAG GTCAGTTCTCTCTGCCCATCGATAAGAGGCAGCTGTACGAGTTTGACATCAGGATCCCGCTCTTGGTCCGTGGTCCTGGCATCAAACCGAACCAGACGCTGAAG GCTCCAGTACTGAATATTGACCTGGCTCCCACCATAATGGACATAGCTGGCCTCAACCTGTCCTCTGTGAATGTTGATGGGCAGTCTTTCCTTAGTCAGATG GCTCCCTCACTGCGTAACGGAAGTGTACGGCCCTTTTTCCTTGTTGAATACACCGGAGAGGGACATCCCACACCAGATCCAGCGTGTCCAAAACAAGGCCCTGGAGTATCT CAATGTTTcccagactgtgtgtgtgaagatgcCTACAACAACACCTACGCCTGCGTCCGGACCCTCGACAGCGAAAACAACCTGCAGTACTGCGAGTTTGCCGACAGCGAG TCGTTTGTGGAGGTGTACAACCTGACGTCAGACCCCCACCAGCTGGAGAACATTGTGAAGAAGGTGGATCCAACCGTCCTGCAGGCGATGAACCAGCGGCTCATCAAGCTGCAGTCCTGTGAGGGAGACACCTGCCGTCACATCAAGTAG